The Nitrobacter hamburgensis X14 genome contains the following window.
CCGCTCAGACCTCTGCCGCGCGTTCGGAAACGACACGCCGGTGGTGGTTTCTGATGTCACGCTAAGCACAGGCAACCTCTCGTGATAAAGTTGCCAAGCAAACAGCAAGGACCGGGCCATCATCGAATAGGAATAAATAACTATAATATTCAATGGGTTATCAGGATCATGCGGTGGCCGACCCGGCCGGTTCGGCTGCTTCCTTTCTGCCCGGCGGCAAGATTTGCCGTCGGTCGGGCGCCGTTGTCTGGCCGTGATTGCCTCGCAGGAATACGGACTATATTAATGGGTGTGTTTCGGTCGGCCCGACGGAGCGGAATCCCGCTCCGGACCGCCGCGAAAGCCTCCGATCCGCAAGGCGTCTGTGACCTTGCGCGGTCTTGGGAATGACAGGATCAATGCTCAACAGTCTGGAACTGGAAGGCCGTCCTCAGGACACGCGGGTCGTGGTCGCCATGTCGGGCGGCGTCGATTCGTCGGTGACGGCCGCGCTGTTGAAGTCCGAGGGTTACGACGTCGTCGGAATAACCCTGCAGCTTTACGATCACGGCGCTGCGACCCATCGCAAGGGCGCGTGCTGCGCCGGGCAGGATATCCATGATGCCCGCAATGTCGCCGAGCGCCTCGGCATCCCGCACTACGTGCTGGACTATGAAAACCGCTTTCGCGAAACCGTGATCGAGAATTTCGCGGACAGCTATGCGTCGGGCGAAACGCCGGTGCCTTGCATCGAGTGCAATCGTCTGGTCAAGTTTCGTGATCTTTTGGCTACCGCGCGCGAGCTTGGCGCCGCGGCGCTGGCGACCGGTCATTACGTCGCCTCCCACCGCATGGCCGGCGGATCGCGCGCGCTGCTCTGCGCGGCGGATGCGGATCGCGACCAGAGCTATTTCCTGTTCGCCACCACGCGCGAGCAGCTCGATTTTCTGCGGTTTCCGCTCGGCGACATGACCAAGCCGCAGACCCGCGAACTGGCGCGGAGCTTCGGATTGTCGGTTGCCGACAAGCATGACAGCCAGGATATCTGTTTCGTGCCGACCGGTCGCTACACCGATATCATCAGTCAGCTGAAACCGAACGCGATGGTATCAGGCGATATCGTCGATCTCGACGGGCATGTCATCGGTCATCACGACGGCATCGTGCATTTCACAGTCGGGCAGCGCCGTGGCCTCGGCATCGCCTCCGGCGCGCCGCTTTACG
Protein-coding sequences here:
- the mnmA gene encoding tRNA 2-thiouridine(34) synthase MnmA → MLNSLELEGRPQDTRVVVAMSGGVDSSVTAALLKSEGYDVVGITLQLYDHGAATHRKGACCAGQDIHDARNVAERLGIPHYVLDYENRFRETVIENFADSYASGETPVPCIECNRLVKFRDLLATARELGAAALATGHYVASHRMAGGSRALLCAADADRDQSYFLFATTREQLDFLRFPLGDMTKPQTRELARSFGLSVADKHDSQDICFVPTGRYTDIISQLKPNAMVSGDIVDLDGHVIGHHDGIVHFTVGQRRGLGIASGAPLYVLSLDAANRRVVVGPREALKMHRIILRDVNWIGDGALDRAVGAGLELFVRVRSTRKPQPAWLRAIDGRYEIELVAGEEGVSPGQACVFYDGLEGQARVLGGGFIARAMARRANEIAAQNGTPAQPLAAELRG